In Candidatus Eremiobacteraceae bacterium, the sequence ACATGCGTCGCAGCCCAAACGGCCTGCGATGCCATCGTGGGCGCCGAGATCGCCGACATCGTTGTCCGCGCTAACCGGTGCACCGGAGTCATCCGGATCGCAGTACGGGGTTGCATCGCGGCCACATGGCTCACGCGCTTCGGCGCGACGACCGCGCGCTCGCCCACAATAAGATTCTCGCCGGGCTGCAAAATGCTGCGGTCCGTCAGGTGGTTGAGGTTTTCGATCTTCGCGGTGGAGACGTGGACCCGCTGGGAGATGGCCCAAAGCGAGTCGCCCGGTTGCACGGTGCAAACGACGGGCCGGTGAAGCGACGTTGCTTGCGCTGCAGATTGCTGACCGAATACGGCGCACAGCGCGAGCATTGACGAGAATAAAGCTATACGTCTAGGCAACTGGTCCTCTTTCAACGCCTAC encodes:
- a CDS encoding LysM peptidoglycan-binding domain-containing protein — encoded protein: MPRRIALFSSMLALCAVFGQQSAAQATSLHRPVVCTVQPGDSLWAISQRVHVSTAKIENLNHLTDRSILQPGENLIVGERAVVAPKRVSHVAAMQPRTAIRMTPVHRLARTTMSAISAPTMASQAVWAATHV